In Terriglobales bacterium, the genomic stretch CGCGGAGTTCATGAACCGCGACCCCGAGCACCGCGCCGCCGTGGTGCGGGACGCGCTGCACCAGCTCTATCTAGGGCGCCCCTATCAGGCTCCGGACCCGAAGTCGCCCGCCGCGCAGCAGGCGCTGGTGCACTCCTTCGATCCGCGCAACGCCACCATGGAGCCGGAGTACTACGGCGACGTGGACGCGGAAAAATACGCCGAGCGCAAGCCGCTCATCTGGTTCTGGATGATGTTCGACCGTTCTCCCGTCGGCCTCAATCACTGGCTGGGCTTCCGCATGCGCGCCATGCTGGCGCGGCACGTCTTCAAGCATCGCGGCAAGAACGTCAAGATCTTTCACGGCGTCGAGATGTCGTTCGGCTACAACCTGACGGTGGAAGACAACTGCGTCATCCACAAGTACGTGCTGCTCGATGATCGCGGCGAGATCATCATCCACGAAGGCAGTTCCATCTCCGACTATGCCAGCGTGTACTCGCACGCCCATGACCTGAACGATGGCATGATCATTACCAACCATCGCACCGAGATCGGTCCGCGCGCCCGCGTCACCTATCACGCCACCGTGCTGAGCGGCGTACGCGTGGGGGAGCACGGCATGGTGGGCTCGCTGGGCGTAGCCGCCAAAGACGTGGAGCCTTACCACGTCACCGCCGGCATCCCCGCCAAGACCATCAAGGTGAAGTCCATCGCGCCCGAGGCCGTGCGCAAGGCGGCTGGAGGCAAGACCTAGGAACGGAGCATTCGGGTCATTCGGCGGACCGGCTCAAAGCTTTCGATAACCGAATCACCCGAGGACCCGATGTCATCAACCTGCGTGTTATCCTCACTTTGCCATCATGAGTATCGAGCACGTCGGCTTCGTCTTCCAGATCATCGTGTTCCTGTTCGCCATCAGCTTTCATGAGTCGGCGCACGCGTTCACAGCCTGGAAGTGCGGCGATCCGACCGCTTACATGCTGGGACGCGTGACTCTGAATCCCCTCAAACACATCGATCCTGTGGGTACGGTGATTCTGCCGGGAATCGCGCTGCTCACCGGGCTGCCGGTGATCGGCTGGGCGAAGCCCACACCCGTCGATCCTCGCAATTTCAAGAATGAAGTGCGGGACGACATTCTGACCTCGGTGGCCGGGCCAGCCAGCAATATCCTGGTAGCCGCCGGCGCCGTGGGCGTCATGGCGGGAATCGCGTCCATCTCCGGCGACGGCCGTGCGCTGGTGCGCGGCCTGGCAGGCAACTTCCCCATCCCGGTGGCCCAGACTTCCCTTTGGGTGCCGGTGGTGGTGCTGCTCTACCAGGCGATGCTCATCAACCTGCTCCTGGCCGTGTTCAACCTTATTCCCATTCCGCCGCTCGACGGCAGTCACGTCCTCCGCCATTTGTTGCCGGAATCCATCCGCCAGGTCTACGACATGGTCGGATGGATGGGCCTGGTGCTCTTGTTCCTGGTCGGCGGACGCGTCGTCTTCACCCTGTTGCAACCGGTGCTGCGTTTCTTCGACGCGCTTCTCCTCCTGCTCGCATGACACCCGCCAACAAGAATCGGAAGCGACCTCGCGTGCTGAGCGGCATGCGTCCCACCGGCAAGCTGCATCTGGGCAACTTCGTAGGCGCGCTGGACAACTGGGTGCGCTTGCAGAAGGATTACGACTGCTTCTTCTTCGTCGCCGACTGGCACGCACTCACCACGGATTACGCCGATACCTCGCAGGTGAAGCGCAACTGCGTGGATGTGCTGCTCGACTGGCTGGCCGCCGGCCTCGATCCTCAGCAGTGCACCATGTTCATCCAGTCGCACGTGCCGCAGCACGCCGAGCTGCACTTGCTGTTTTCCATGGTGACGCCGCTGGGCTGGCTGGAGCGCGTGCCCACCTACAAGGAGCAGCGCGAGAACATCCGCGACAAGGATCTCTCGACCTACGGTTTTCTCGGGTACCCGGTGCTGCAATCCGCGGACATCCTGATCTACCAGGCCGACTACGTGCCCGTCGGCGAGGACCAGGCCCCGCACATCGAGCTCACCCGCGAGGTCGCGCGGCGCTTCAACGCTTTCTATGGCGGCAAGCGCGGCTGGTCGTTCCCCGAACCCAAGACCTTGTTCACGCCCTCGCCCAAGCTGCCCGGCACCGACGGCCGCAAGATGTCCAAGTCGTACGACAACGTCATCCTGATGACCGAGCCGGAGGACTCGCTGCGCGCCAAGCTCAAGACCATGGTCACGGACCCGGCGCGCGTGCGCCGCAGCGACCCGGGCAATCCCGACGTCTGCCCCGTGGGCGACCTGCACAAGCTGTTCAGCTCGCAGGAAACACTGGCCAAGGTCTACGAAGGATGCCGCTCCGCGGGCATCGGCTGTATCGAGTGCAAGGGATGGGCCGCGGACGCGCTCGTCCAGGTGCTGGCCCCCATGCAGGAACGCCGCCGCAAGTACGAAGAAAAGCCGCGCCTCGCCTGGGACATCCTGGAGGAGGGCTCCACCCGGGCCGCACGCGCCGCTGATGCCACCATGCAGCAGGTGCGCGCCGCCATGGGCATGTCGCCGGAGTACGAGCCTCCCAAGTCCGCCCAGTGACCGGCAAATAATGCAGGCACAGCAACAGCGAATCACCCTACA encodes the following:
- a CDS encoding acyltransferase; this encodes MPRYEYRDRHPTPEAEKLFQEWIDRLDAEFMNRDPEHRAAVVRDALHQLYLGRPYQAPDPKSPAAQQALVHSFDPRNATMEPEYYGDVDAEKYAERKPLIWFWMMFDRSPVGLNHWLGFRMRAMLARHVFKHRGKNVKIFHGVEMSFGYNLTVEDNCVIHKYVLLDDRGEIIIHEGSSISDYASVYSHAHDLNDGMIITNHRTEIGPRARVTYHATVLSGVRVGEHGMVGSLGVAAKDVEPYHVTAGIPAKTIKVKSIAPEAVRKAAGGKT
- the trpS gene encoding tryptophan--tRNA ligase encodes the protein MTPANKNRKRPRVLSGMRPTGKLHLGNFVGALDNWVRLQKDYDCFFFVADWHALTTDYADTSQVKRNCVDVLLDWLAAGLDPQQCTMFIQSHVPQHAELHLLFSMVTPLGWLERVPTYKEQRENIRDKDLSTYGFLGYPVLQSADILIYQADYVPVGEDQAPHIELTREVARRFNAFYGGKRGWSFPEPKTLFTPSPKLPGTDGRKMSKSYDNVILMTEPEDSLRAKLKTMVTDPARVRRSDPGNPDVCPVGDLHKLFSSQETLAKVYEGCRSAGIGCIECKGWAADALVQVLAPMQERRRKYEEKPRLAWDILEEGSTRAARAADATMQQVRAAMGMSPEYEPPKSAQ
- a CDS encoding site-2 protease family protein, whose translation is MSIEHVGFVFQIIVFLFAISFHESAHAFTAWKCGDPTAYMLGRVTLNPLKHIDPVGTVILPGIALLTGLPVIGWAKPTPVDPRNFKNEVRDDILTSVAGPASNILVAAGAVGVMAGIASISGDGRALVRGLAGNFPIPVAQTSLWVPVVVLLYQAMLINLLLAVFNLIPIPPLDGSHVLRHLLPESIRQVYDMVGWMGLVLLFLVGGRVVFTLLQPVLRFFDALLLLLA